Proteins encoded within one genomic window of Spirulina major PCC 6313:
- a CDS encoding Npun_R2821/Npun_R2822 family protein: MTDGIYTLANDAVLDQLIAFLNSVEANAGDYPVAVFAYDDNTAQVAAEIAHRPNVTLLDDPALFEAWETFSLAVWQTHPTALAQWRQQGIKGVRRLGANHRYAAFDEAAPFERFIYFDADVVVLNSVDFIFQQLDHSDTVIYDFQFKDPTHIYTVESPKLTELFSPERLEYEIFCSGFFASHRGFFAAEERAWIVEQLATGDAEVLYPRAPNQSLLNYMMMRSRKSIYNFARELPTEQSTGCAVTSTHFEERDRLVFDHGNCLTFLHYIGVGASTFARLCAGENLDCPYRDTFLTYRFLHHPDQRPQFRGKPKPLNPSPSLFKRVAQKLGL, from the coding sequence ATGACTGACGGGATTTACACCTTGGCCAATGATGCGGTTTTGGATCAATTGATCGCATTTCTCAATAGTGTGGAAGCCAACGCGGGCGACTATCCCGTTGCGGTGTTCGCCTACGACGACAACACAGCACAAGTGGCGGCGGAAATTGCCCACCGTCCCAACGTGACCCTCTTGGATGATCCGGCGTTGTTCGAGGCGTGGGAAACGTTTTCGTTGGCGGTGTGGCAGACTCATCCGACCGCGTTGGCCCAGTGGCGGCAGCAAGGGATCAAAGGGGTGCGACGTTTGGGGGCGAATCATCGCTATGCGGCGTTTGATGAGGCGGCTCCGTTTGAGCGGTTTATTTATTTTGATGCGGATGTGGTGGTGCTCAATTCCGTGGATTTCATTTTCCAGCAGTTGGATCATAGCGATACGGTGATTTACGATTTTCAATTTAAAGATCCAACCCATATTTACACCGTTGAATCACCGAAATTAACGGAATTGTTCAGCCCGGAGCGGTTGGAGTATGAGATTTTTTGTTCGGGCTTTTTTGCCTCCCATCGGGGCTTTTTTGCTGCCGAGGAACGAGCCTGGATTGTCGAGCAATTAGCCACGGGAGACGCGGAGGTACTCTATCCCCGCGCCCCGAATCAGTCGCTGTTGAACTACATGATGATGCGATCGCGCAAATCAATCTACAATTTTGCGCGGGAATTACCAACAGAACAAAGTACAGGTTGCGCAGTGACTTCAACCCATTTTGAGGAGCGCGATCGCCTCGTGTTTGATCACGGCAATTGCCTCACGTTTTTGCACTACATCGGCGTGGGTGCGTCTACGTTTGCGCGTCTCTGTGCCGGGGAAAATCTCGATTGCCCCTATCGTGACACTTTTTTAACCTATCGCTTTCTTCATCATCCTGACCAGCGCCCCCAGTTTCGCGGCAAACCTAAACCCCTCAATCCCTCACCGAGTCTATTTAAACGAGTTGCCCAGAAGCTCGGATTGTAG
- a CDS encoding glycosyltransferase: protein MKVSVIIPIYNGAEDLPDLLAGLRSQTYDRTAVEYLLVDNHSQDHTSVILPQAVQEFAAHGMTLRSLQEFEIQSSYAARNAGILAAQGEILAFTDADCRPEPDWLANLVAPFADPDVGLVAGEVVALPGNSLLERYADRNETLSQRHTLNHPFRPYGQTANLGVRRDLLVEIGLFRPYLSTGGDADLCWRLLAQTQCRWEFAPMAVVKHRHRCTLAELRQQWRRYGRSNRYLHELHGVPLMRSLTPREALYRLSRWAAKELPPALLRGRWLDAVNTPLDLITFAARSAGQQQVRLRAEMVNIPPWPERDADEQPERL, encoded by the coding sequence ATGAAGGTTTCGGTGATTATTCCGATTTATAACGGGGCTGAGGATTTACCGGATTTATTGGCGGGTCTGCGATCGCAAACCTACGATCGCACCGCCGTTGAATATCTCCTCGTGGATAACCACAGCCAGGATCACACATCGGTCATCTTGCCGCAGGCCGTCCAAGAGTTCGCCGCCCACGGGATGACGTTGCGATCGCTCCAAGAGTTTGAGATTCAAAGTTCCTACGCGGCCCGGAATGCTGGGATTTTGGCCGCCCAGGGGGAAATTTTGGCCTTTACCGATGCCGACTGTCGCCCAGAACCGGACTGGTTGGCGAATTTAGTCGCGCCCTTTGCTGATCCTGACGTGGGCCTAGTGGCGGGGGAAGTCGTCGCCCTGCCGGGGAATTCCCTCCTCGAACGCTACGCCGATCGCAATGAAACCCTCTCCCAACGCCATACCCTCAATCATCCCTTTCGCCCCTACGGTCAAACCGCTAATCTGGGTGTGCGGCGGGATCTATTGGTTGAAATTGGTCTGTTTCGGCCCTATTTAAGCACGGGGGGCGATGCGGATCTCTGTTGGCGACTGTTGGCACAAACCCAGTGCCGATGGGAGTTTGCACCGATGGCGGTGGTCAAACATCGGCACCGCTGCACCCTAGCAGAACTACGACAACAATGGCGACGCTATGGCCGCTCGAATCGCTATCTCCATGAATTGCATGGCGTGCCGTTGATGCGATCGCTCACCCCCCGCGAAGCCCTCTATCGCCTCAGTCGCTGGGCCGCCAAAGAACTCCCCCCCGCCCTGCTGCGCGGCCGCTGGCTCGATGCCGTCAATACCCCCCTTGATCTGATCACCTTCGCCGCCCGCAGCGCCGGCCAGCAACAGGTGCGCCTCCGTGCCGAGATGGTAAACATCCCACCCTGGCCAGAGCGGGATGCGGATGAACAGCCGGAGAGATTATGA
- the rpe gene encoding ribulose-phosphate 3-epimerase translates to MTQKQTVVSPSILSADFGRLGEEIRAVDAAGADWIHVDVMDGRFVPNITIGPLIVEAVRPHTEKPLDVHLMIVEPEKYVADFAKAGADIISVHAEHNASPHLHRTLGQIRELGKQAGVVLNPSTPLVLIEHVLELCDLVLIMSVNPGFGGQSFIPAVLPKIRDLRKMCDERGLDPWIEVDGGLKPNNTWQVLEAGANAIVAGSAVFKAPDYAAAIEGVRNSKRPAGTPELVTA, encoded by the coding sequence ATGACTCAAAAACAAACTGTTGTTTCCCCGTCCATTCTGTCCGCTGACTTTGGCCGTCTCGGCGAGGAAATCCGCGCCGTTGATGCGGCTGGGGCTGACTGGATTCATGTTGATGTCATGGATGGTCGGTTCGTTCCCAATATTACGATTGGCCCGCTGATCGTCGAAGCGGTGCGCCCCCACACCGAAAAGCCCTTAGATGTGCATTTGATGATCGTCGAGCCGGAAAAATATGTGGCGGACTTCGCCAAAGCGGGCGCGGATATCATTTCCGTCCACGCTGAGCACAACGCCTCGCCCCACCTCCACCGCACTCTCGGCCAAATCCGCGAATTGGGTAAGCAAGCCGGTGTAGTGCTGAATCCTTCTACGCCGTTGGTGCTGATTGAGCATGTGCTCGAACTCTGCGATTTGGTGCTGATCATGAGCGTTAACCCTGGGTTTGGCGGTCAGAGCTTCATTCCTGCGGTGTTGCCGAAAATTCGCGATCTGCGCAAAATGTGCGATGAGCGCGGTCTTGACCCCTGGATTGAAGTGGATGGCGGTCTGAAGCCGAACAACACCTGGCAGGTGCTCGAAGCGGGGGCGAATGCGATCGTGGCGGGTTCTGCGGTTTTCAAAGCTCCGGATTATGCAGCGGCGATCGAAGGGGTGCGCAACAGCAAGCGCCCGGCGGGTACTCCGGAACTCGTCACTGCCTAG
- a CDS encoding c-type heme family protein — protein sequence MFKFPIDRKRLKLSSKFTIILGLIFLCGSVLSYGVLSHLQSQSAQRMVTEQSVTLINTLNALRDEYADNIRPLLKEELDTTPEFTPETVPSYVVRQVFESFREQEAFKDYLYKDAAPNPTNPRDQADEFETALVSTFEQNPDLVELHGFRELNDQSLYYVAHPLKLTNPNCLICHSTPDVAPKNLIKTYGPERGFFWELGDIIATQIIYVPAQQVLWEAQRNTLVTILIFMVIFGITLLILNRLLRQLVLEPIRPMARVATQLSQPDLVSSSELVQAQDLVSLDRISGSGDELGQLARIFQRMARVIASREQDLLVQLQNSINQVEPSATRGGLSLDAVKRLILRSQN from the coding sequence ATGTTTAAATTTCCCATCGATCGAAAACGTCTAAAACTCAGTTCAAAATTCACAATCATTCTCGGATTAATTTTTTTATGCGGGAGCGTGTTGAGTTATGGCGTACTGTCTCACCTGCAAAGCCAAAGTGCGCAGCGGATGGTCACAGAACAATCTGTGACGTTAATTAACACCCTCAATGCCCTGCGTGATGAATACGCCGATAATATTCGTCCCCTCCTCAAAGAGGAACTCGACACCACCCCGGAATTCACACCAGAAACCGTACCGAGTTATGTGGTGCGCCAAGTGTTTGAATCCTTTCGAGAACAGGAAGCCTTTAAAGACTACCTCTACAAAGATGCTGCCCCCAACCCCACCAATCCTCGCGACCAAGCCGATGAATTTGAAACAGCACTGGTGAGTACGTTTGAACAAAATCCAGACTTGGTAGAATTACATGGATTTCGGGAGCTAAATGACCAGTCCTTATACTATGTGGCGCATCCTTTAAAACTGACCAATCCTAACTGTTTAATCTGCCATAGTACGCCAGATGTTGCCCCAAAAAATTTAATTAAAACCTACGGCCCGGAGCGCGGTTTTTTTTGGGAATTGGGGGATATTATTGCCACTCAAATCATCTATGTTCCAGCGCAACAAGTACTATGGGAAGCACAGCGAAATACCTTGGTCACGATCTTGATTTTCATGGTGATTTTCGGGATCACATTGCTGATTTTAAATCGTCTTTTAAGGCAGTTGGTGTTAGAACCAATTCGACCAATGGCACGGGTGGCGACTCAGTTAAGCCAGCCGGATCTTGTTTCGAGTTCTGAACTGGTGCAAGCTCAGGATTTAGTCAGCCTCGATCGCATCTCTGGGAGTGGTGATGAGTTGGGGCAGTTGGCGCGGATTTTTCAACGGATGGCGCGGGTGATTGCCTCACGGGAGCAGGATTTATTGGTGCAACTCCAAAACAGCATTAACCAGGTAGAGCCGTCTGCAACAAGGGGGGGGTTAAGCCTCGATGCGGTGAAGCGGTTAATTCTGCGATCGCAGAATTAA
- a CDS encoding metal ABC transporter solute-binding protein, Zn/Mn family, giving the protein MKRMMQWSLSRCSWAAAIALLWGCTPVVPVDSSLPQVVATSTILADLTAEVGGDEIELISILQPGDDPHIYEPVPRDTVALEEADLILYNGYQLEPALIRLIEGVGAQVPRFAVGEVVEPLALDYEGQRVPDPHVWGDAENAIAMVAAIRDQLITLSPADADLFTANAADLIAQLQALDAWITAQIATIPPEHRQLVTTHDAFAYYVAAYDLTMLGTLIGISTEEQPSAQTVKTLSDAIRAAGVPAIFAETTINDSLIQAVATEAQVTLADQPLYSDSIGAPGSNGDSYIKMLVANTEAIATALGGTVEPWPGSD; this is encoded by the coding sequence ATGAAAAGAATGATGCAGTGGAGTCTGAGCCGATGTTCATGGGCGGCTGCGATCGCCCTCCTCTGGGGCTGTACCCCTGTAGTTCCCGTTGATTCCTCCCTCCCCCAGGTGGTGGCGACGAGTACAATCCTGGCGGATTTGACCGCTGAGGTGGGGGGGGATGAGATTGAATTAATCAGTATTTTGCAGCCGGGGGATGATCCCCATATTTATGAACCCGTGCCCCGCGATACCGTGGCCCTCGAAGAGGCGGATTTGATTCTCTATAACGGCTATCAACTAGAACCGGCCTTGATTCGCTTGATCGAAGGAGTGGGGGCGCAGGTCCCAAGATTTGCGGTGGGGGAAGTGGTGGAGCCGTTGGCTTTGGACTATGAGGGGCAACGGGTTCCCGATCCCCATGTGTGGGGCGATGCGGAAAATGCGATCGCCATGGTGGCAGCGATTCGCGATCAATTGATCACACTGTCCCCCGCTGATGCCGATCTGTTCACCGCCAACGCGGCAGACCTGATCGCTCAACTCCAAGCCCTCGACGCTTGGATCACCGCCCAAATTGCCACAATTCCCCCGGAACACCGCCAACTGGTGACGACCCATGATGCCTTTGCCTATTATGTGGCGGCCTATGATTTGACGATGTTGGGGACATTAATCGGGATCAGCACCGAAGAGCAGCCCAGCGCCCAAACGGTGAAAACTCTCTCCGATGCGATCCGGGCGGCGGGTGTGCCGGCTATTTTCGCGGAAACGACGATCAATGATTCCCTGATCCAAGCCGTCGCCACGGAAGCCCAAGTCACCCTCGCAGATCAACCCTTATATTCTGACTCGATTGGCGCACCGGGCAGCAACGGCGACAGCTATATCAAAATGCTGGTGGCGAATACGGAGGCGATCGCGACAGCATTGGGCGGAACGGTGGAGCCTTGGCCCGGCAGCGACTAG
- a CDS encoding Npun_R2821/Npun_R2822 family protein, whose translation MRGIYITANDKFTEQAIALLNSIRHYDPDVSITLIPYDENYHEVAALLKEQYGVKVYADLAFIERLSQKLYDIFGAGFFARPNQFRKQACWFGEYDEFLYIDTDIVVFEAIAQNLDALQTYDFLCCDYQHRGGIGNVFSPKIFSDGVLVERDRASLFNGGWWAAKKNLLSEQDLYDTFAECAAHPDYFDFSQKTSDQPIINYMILKRIPPERRFNLVNRPGGAPGSWAGSPQFVPLGDDALADPNCDGQRLQYLHWAGIRITPGCPYWRIWKHYRYLHSDAIPADPPPPPPPSWVEQVKRRVRRLF comes from the coding sequence ATGCGCGGTATTTATATTACAGCCAACGATAAATTCACCGAACAAGCGATCGCGCTCCTCAACAGTATTCGTCACTATGATCCCGATGTGTCGATTACCCTGATTCCCTACGACGAAAACTATCACGAGGTAGCGGCCCTTTTAAAGGAACAGTATGGCGTGAAGGTCTATGCTGATCTCGCCTTTATTGAGCGGCTATCACAAAAACTCTATGACATTTTTGGGGCAGGTTTTTTCGCCCGACCGAATCAATTTCGGAAACAAGCCTGTTGGTTTGGCGAATATGATGAATTTCTCTACATCGATACAGATATTGTCGTTTTTGAAGCCATTGCCCAAAATTTAGACGCATTGCAAACCTACGACTTTCTCTGTTGTGACTATCAACATCGGGGCGGCATTGGTAATGTTTTTTCGCCAAAAATATTCAGCGATGGGGTGCTGGTAGAGCGCGATCGCGCCAGTCTTTTCAATGGCGGTTGGTGGGCCGCGAAAAAAAATCTTCTCTCTGAGCAGGATCTCTACGACACCTTTGCCGAATGTGCCGCCCATCCGGACTATTTCGACTTTTCCCAAAAAACTTCCGACCAGCCGATCATCAACTACATGATCCTCAAACGAATCCCCCCAGAACGACGCTTTAACCTCGTCAATCGTCCCGGCGGTGCGCCCGGCAGTTGGGCGGGAAGTCCCCAATTTGTCCCCCTCGGTGATGATGCCCTCGCCGATCCCAACTGCGACGGTCAACGCTTGCAATATCTCCACTGGGCGGGGATTCGGATCACGCCCGGCTGTCCCTATTGGCGAATTTGGAAACATTACCGCTATCTCCACAGCGATGCGATCCCCGCCGATCCCCCCCCACCGCCTCCCCCTTCGTGGGTTGAGCAAGTCAAACGCCGAGTTCGCCGCTTGTTTTAG
- a CDS encoding metal ABC transporter permease: MQPFFEALWLPLTYGFMQRSLIVAVIVGIICAIVGSYLMVQRLALLGDAISHSVLPGLAIAFWLGVNLFIGAFIAGVLSTVLINLIRTRSQIKEDAAMGIVLSAFFALGITLITLIQKNNKIDLNHFLFGNILGVTSADVRDTLIIAILVIISVVLLYKELLFYTFDKLGAQAVGLPVKFLDFSLMVLIGMTIVASLKAVGVIMVLALLITPPATAYLLVTRLHHMMFLGVGLGIFSSISGMYLSYFYNLPSGPAIVLVATGLFFLAFLFSPSQGLLTGHRA, encoded by the coding sequence ATGCAACCGTTTTTTGAAGCCCTCTGGCTGCCCCTCACCTATGGATTTATGCAGCGATCGCTAATTGTGGCGGTGATTGTCGGAATTATCTGCGCGATCGTCGGCAGTTACTTGATGGTGCAGCGGTTAGCCCTGCTGGGGGATGCGATTAGTCATTCCGTATTGCCGGGGTTAGCGATCGCCTTTTGGTTAGGGGTAAATTTGTTCATTGGAGCCTTCATTGCTGGGGTACTCAGTACCGTATTAATCAATCTGATTCGGACGCGATCGCAAATCAAAGAAGATGCCGCCATGGGGATCGTTCTTTCCGCCTTTTTCGCCCTCGGCATCACCCTAATTACCCTCATTCAAAAAAACAACAAAATCGACCTTAATCATTTCCTATTTGGTAATATTCTCGGTGTAACCAGTGCCGATGTACGCGATACCTTAATCATTGCCATTTTAGTGATCATCAGTGTCGTTTTACTTTACAAAGAATTACTCTTTTACACCTTTGATAAATTGGGCGCTCAAGCCGTCGGGTTGCCCGTGAAATTCCTCGACTTTAGCCTCATGGTGCTTATCGGCATGACCATTGTTGCCAGCCTCAAAGCCGTAGGGGTGATCATGGTTTTGGCCTTGTTAATTACCCCGCCTGCAACGGCCTATCTCCTCGTCACTCGCCTCCATCACATGATGTTTTTGGGGGTTGGATTGGGCATTTTTTCGAGCATTAGCGGTATGTATTTAAGTTACTTTTATAACCTCCCCTCTGGGCCTGCGATCGTGCTGGTGGCCACGGGTCTCTTTTTCCTCGCCTTTCTCTTTAGCCCCAGTCAAGGTCTGCTCACCGGCCATCGGGCGTAA
- a CDS encoding metal ABC transporter ATP-binding protein produces the protein MDHALPLPTADRTLSIQHLAVRYRSVEALRDITLDVLPGRVTGIIGPNGAGKSSLLKAMLGLIPTSSGRIDYNGKPLKQQLAHVAYVPQRSQIDWSYPVTVWDVVLMGRVRQTGWFQRFSPVSRQAARAALERVDLLKLRDRPLGQLSGGQQQRVFLARSLAQAAAIFCFDEPFVGVDQKTETIIFEIFAELAAAGKTVLVVNHDLGESITEFNDLIILNRDLIAAGPRPQVFNDQTLKRAYSGQVMFFDGAQPFAA, from the coding sequence ATGGATCACGCCTTACCCCTCCCAACCGCCGATCGCACCCTATCCATTCAGCACCTCGCTGTCCGCTATCGCAGCGTCGAAGCCCTCCGAGACATTACCCTTGATGTGCTCCCCGGCCGAGTTACCGGCATCATCGGCCCCAACGGAGCCGGGAAAAGTAGTCTCCTCAAAGCCATGCTCGGCCTGATTCCCACCAGTTCCGGACGGATTGACTACAACGGCAAACCCTTAAAACAGCAACTCGCCCACGTGGCCTATGTGCCCCAACGGAGCCAAATTGATTGGAGCTATCCCGTGACCGTGTGGGATGTGGTGTTGATGGGACGGGTGCGGCAAACGGGCTGGTTTCAGCGGTTTTCGCCCGTCAGTCGCCAAGCGGCGCGGGCAGCCCTCGAACGGGTGGATCTGCTTAAGTTGCGCGATCGCCCCCTCGGACAACTCTCCGGCGGACAGCAACAGCGGGTGTTTTTAGCGCGATCGCTCGCCCAAGCCGCCGCTATTTTTTGTTTTGATGAACCCTTTGTGGGCGTGGATCAAAAGACTGAAACGATTATTTTTGAAATTTTCGCCGAACTCGCCGCCGCCGGTAAAACGGTGCTCGTGGTCAATCATGATCTAGGCGAATCCATTACAGAATTTAATGATTTAATCATCCTCAATCGGGACTTAATCGCCGCTGGCCCCCGCCCCCAAGTGTTTAATGATCAAACCCTGAAGCGGGCTTACAGTGGCCAAGTGATGTTTTTCGATGGGGCGCAACCCTTCGCGGCGTAA
- a CDS encoding mechanosensitive ion channel family protein, translating into MNRLIDTAINSLQELVGGGIKLIPAFLTAVIILLLTRYLAQATGNIAQKIGDQTLKSRSLRLLVIKVTSITTWVVGTLFAAVVAFPGLNLGDIIATLGLSSVAIGFAFQDIFKNFLAGTLLLIQEPFKLGDQIIVGDYEGTVERVDIRTTTIRTYQGEEILLPNSDVFTSAVQVRTAFDRRRTDLAVGVDYNTPLSEAIALLQTLLTNVEGVLDHPVPEIDIVEFGDSSINFLLRYWTPSDQGSVRRTQTRVMLAIKAEFDRANITIPYPIRTLYFYNQDQYSDYQPKS; encoded by the coding sequence ATGAATCGACTCATTGACACCGCCATTAACAGCCTACAGGAGTTAGTCGGAGGTGGAATCAAGCTGATCCCCGCTTTTCTCACAGCGGTGATCATTCTTTTATTAACTCGCTACCTCGCCCAGGCAACGGGAAATATTGCCCAAAAAATCGGAGATCAAACCCTTAAAAGTCGCTCACTGCGGCTTTTGGTGATCAAAGTCACGAGTATTACAACGTGGGTGGTGGGGACATTATTTGCGGCGGTGGTGGCATTTCCGGGGTTGAACTTAGGGGATATTATTGCCACGTTGGGTCTGAGTTCCGTGGCAATTGGGTTTGCATTTCAAGATATTTTTAAGAATTTTTTGGCCGGTACATTACTCCTGATTCAAGAACCGTTTAAATTAGGTGATCAAATTATTGTGGGAGACTATGAAGGCACAGTGGAGCGTGTTGATATTCGCACCACTACGATTCGCACCTATCAAGGCGAAGAAATCCTCCTTCCTAATTCTGATGTGTTCACCAGCGCGGTGCAGGTGCGCACAGCCTTCGATCGCCGCCGAACTGATTTGGCGGTGGGGGTGGATTACAATACGCCGCTGTCGGAAGCGATCGCACTTCTGCAAACGCTCTTAACCAATGTTGAAGGGGTCTTAGACCATCCCGTGCCGGAGATTGATATTGTGGAATTTGGCGATAGTTCGATTAACTTTTTACTGCGCTACTGGACACCGTCGGATCAGGGGTCGGTGCGGCGCACTCAAACGCGGGTGATGTTGGCGATCAAAGCCGAATTTGATCGTGCGAATATCACCATCCCTTACCCGATCCGTACCCTCTATTTCTACAACCAAGATCAATACAGTGACTATCAACCGAAATCGTGA